The following are from one region of the Halictus rubicundus isolate RS-2024b chromosome 15, iyHalRubi1_principal, whole genome shotgun sequence genome:
- the Rad60 gene encoding DNA repair protein Rad60 isoform X2: protein MISDIYYIIISEKTVLTEKPLPKTRSRTNALGVGTRRRRQRRNSPDSDPDLEIVSVENQAIPVEENSNSVKEISNSISGNDSSIVEEILDSSEDENYEVTVKIHWRSKDIHRLNICRNENFRKIFDYFANLEKVSIDDILITNKGTAIKKTDTPASINLCVIDILEGGVVKRDNTKEEKLGENVCSIKVQTTNKKSLTILVKRDDTFENLWKKCAEEFNVEESKMKLYFDGELIAAVDTPDSLDIDDEACFDLRLCS, encoded by the exons ATGATATCtgatatatattatat aattatttCTGAGAAGACTGTGTTAACAGAAAAGCCACTTCCAAAAACAAGATCTAGAACTAATGCATTAGGTGTCGGAACAAGAAGACGCAGACAG AGAAGAAATTCACCAGATTCTGATCCAGACTTGGAAATTGTTTCGGTGGAAAATCAAGCTATTCCTGTAGAGGAAAATTCAAATTCTGTTAAGGAGATATCAAATTCAATATCAGGAAATGATTCCTCCATAGTAGAAGAGATTTTAGATTCTAGTGAAGATGAAAATTATGAAGTAACTGTCAAGATTCATTGGCGATCGAAAGATATACATCGTTTGAATATTTGCAGA aatgaaaatttccgaaaaatttttGATTATTTTGCAAATTTGGAAAAAGTTTCCATAGATGATATTTTGATAACTAACAAGGGTACAGCCATTAAAAAAACTGATACGCCAGCTTCCATAAATTTATGCGTAATCGACATCCTtg AAGGAGGTGTGGTAAAGAGAGACAATACTAAAGAAGAGAAACTCGGTGAAAATGTCTGTAGCATAAAAGTACAAACCACGAACAAGAAGAGTCTAACAATATTGGTGAAACGTGATGACACTTTTGAAAATCTCTGGAAAAAATGTGCAGAAGAATTTAATGTTGAAGaatcaaaaatgaaattgtattttGATGGGGAATTGATTGCAGCTGTAGATACTCCTGATTCATTAGATATAGATGATGAAGCATGTTTCGATCTTCGTTTGTGTTCttag
- the Hinfp gene encoding histone H4 transcription factor, giving the protein MNMAEFVNNLITSKDVQERCNEWVESQQNFTYTDEIQDKRKQTDDDNSCNTDSVFDSVSECGTKRKRVGLPLKREVLHLSCEWTDCEYENNHIERFIKHVAGHVSDLGVRTNEKGSEAYVCNWNGCFYENDDPDEISRHVNYHAYHTKLKCIGSNVRVRIKLPKCRRDSEWKNVVDLPAPLLCRWEECLKCYRNYQLYLYHVAAHIEENPRGNKIEGGLECKWTGCGSFYPSLYKLRDHMRRHTKEKLVACPDCGATFASNTKFHVHCKRQIPIDVQGFQCSHCNKFYPTEGILKDHMRMHVFNYKCSLCDMSCESPASLAKHVRYRHVPTRSFPCQLCSHAAKSQQDLDTHMSVHTTGPNFSCHYDGCPYTCKGAYTLDRHIERVHSMQIRWYCCHECPIKYRKSYRLTKHLIEAHRFQLPSGHTRFQYTHDEDGCYRLQMVRYEAVDEDTNNPSTTQCKVQDKKYNIRLNKTSDVPQVEVYEDMDDRGDDCEENVVETKLETKNYEGKSMPVISNILISIDETDAEGNIIRSRIVEAQETRELPPSEGSPLILT; this is encoded by the exons ATGAACATGGCTGAATTTGTGAACAATTTAATAACTAGTAAAGACGTGCAAGAACGGTGCAACGAATGGGTAGAATCTCAACAAAATTTCACGTATACCGATGAAATACAAGACAAAAGAAAACAAACTGACGATGATAACAGTTGTAATACTGATTCCGTGTTTGATTCCGTATCGGAATGCGGtacgaaaagaaaaagagtTGGTTTGCCATTGAAACGCGAAGTTTTACATCTTTCCTGCGAATGGACCGATTGTGAATACGAAAATAATCATATCGAAAGATTTATAAAACACGTGGCTGGACATGTGTCTGATTTAGGAGTACGGACTAATGAAAAAGGTAGTGAAGCTTATGTGTGTAATTGGAATGGATGTTTTTACGAAAATGATGATCCCGATGAGATTTCAAGACACGTCAATTACCATGCGTATCACACAAAGTTGAAGTGTATCGGATCAAATGTCCGCGTCAGAATTAAACTGCCT AAATGTCGCAGAGATTCGGAGTGGAAGAACGTTGTGGATCTTCCAGCACCTCTGCTTTGTCGCTGGGAAGAATGTTTAAAATGTTATAGGAATTATCAGTTATATTTATATCATGTAGCTGCTCATATCGAAGAAAACCCAAGGGGTAATAAGATTGAAGGTGGTTTAGAATGCAAATGGACAGGTTGTGGAAGCTTCTATCCTAGTTTATATAAATTACGGGATCATATGAGACGTCATACAAAGGAGAAATTGGTTGCCTGTCCTGATTGTGGGGCTACATTTGCTTCTAATACGAAATTTCATGTGCATTGTAAACGGCAAATTCCAATCGATG tGCAGGGATTCCAGTGTTCACACTGCAATAAATTTTATCCAACTGAAGGAATCTTAAAAGATCATATGAGAATGCATGTTTTTAATTACAAATGCAGTCTTTGCGATATGAGCTGTGAATCACCAGCTAGTTTAGCCAAACATGTACGATACCGACATGTTCCTACTAGAAGCTTTCCCTGCCAACTTTGTAGTCATGCTGCAAAATCTCAACAAGATCTGGATACACATATGTCAGTTCATACAACTGGACCCAACTTTTCATGTCATTACGATGGGTGTCCGTATACATGTAAGGGTGCATATACTCTTGATAG GCATATAGAACGAGTGCACAGCATGCAAATACGGTGGTATTGCTGTCATGAATGCCCAATAAAATACAGGAAGAGCTATAGACTAACTAAGCATTTGATTGAAGCACATAGATTTCAATTACCCAGTGGGCATACAAGATTTCAGTATACTCATGACGAAGATGGATGCTACAGATTACAAATGGTCAGATACGAAGCTGTTGATGAGGATACCAATAATCCTTCAACTACACAGTGCAAAGTTCaagataaaaaatacaatattagaTTGAACAAAACTTCAGATGTTCCACAAGTGGAG GTATATGAAGATATGGATGATAGAGGAGATGACTGTGAAGAAAACGTAGTTGAAACAAAATTAGAAACAAAGAATTATGAAGGAAAATCAATGCCAgtcatttcaaatattttaatatcaaTTGATGAAACGGACGCGGAGGGAAATATAATAAGAAGTAGAATTGTGGAAGCTCAAGAAACTAGAGAGTTACCACCTTCTGAAGGATCACCATTAATTTtaacataa
- the Rad60 gene encoding DNA repair protein Rad60 isoform X1, with protein METVQLDTSSEDDDDIYLNSVAKLRALKKQAGSLPNKQAVKESEEINIEGIISEKTVLTEKPLPKTRSRTNALGVGTRRRRQRRNSPDSDPDLEIVSVENQAIPVEENSNSVKEISNSISGNDSSIVEEILDSSEDENYEVTVKIHWRSKDIHRLNICRNENFRKIFDYFANLEKVSIDDILITNKGTAIKKTDTPASINLCVIDILEGGVVKRDNTKEEKLGENVCSIKVQTTNKKSLTILVKRDDTFENLWKKCAEEFNVEESKMKLYFDGELIAAVDTPDSLDIDDEACFDLRLCS; from the exons ATGGAAACGGTGCAATTAGATACTTCATCCGAGGATGATGATGATATATATCTTAATTCTGTTGCAAAACTGAGAG cTTTAAAAAAGCAAGCAGGGTCACTTCCTAATAAACAGGCTGTCAAGGAGAGCgaagaaataaatatagaaGG aattatttCTGAGAAGACTGTGTTAACAGAAAAGCCACTTCCAAAAACAAGATCTAGAACTAATGCATTAGGTGTCGGAACAAGAAGACGCAGACAG AGAAGAAATTCACCAGATTCTGATCCAGACTTGGAAATTGTTTCGGTGGAAAATCAAGCTATTCCTGTAGAGGAAAATTCAAATTCTGTTAAGGAGATATCAAATTCAATATCAGGAAATGATTCCTCCATAGTAGAAGAGATTTTAGATTCTAGTGAAGATGAAAATTATGAAGTAACTGTCAAGATTCATTGGCGATCGAAAGATATACATCGTTTGAATATTTGCAGA aatgaaaatttccgaaaaatttttGATTATTTTGCAAATTTGGAAAAAGTTTCCATAGATGATATTTTGATAACTAACAAGGGTACAGCCATTAAAAAAACTGATACGCCAGCTTCCATAAATTTATGCGTAATCGACATCCTtg AAGGAGGTGTGGTAAAGAGAGACAATACTAAAGAAGAGAAACTCGGTGAAAATGTCTGTAGCATAAAAGTACAAACCACGAACAAGAAGAGTCTAACAATATTGGTGAAACGTGATGACACTTTTGAAAATCTCTGGAAAAAATGTGCAGAAGAATTTAATGTTGAAGaatcaaaaatgaaattgtattttGATGGGGAATTGATTGCAGCTGTAGATACTCCTGATTCATTAGATATAGATGATGAAGCATGTTTCGATCTTCGTTTGTGTTCttag